From the Salminus brasiliensis chromosome 15, fSalBra1.hap2, whole genome shotgun sequence genome, the window AGAGAGAGCAGCTGAATTTGCTTCTGCCCCTGAACGTCCACCAGTCGCTGCTCCTGGTAGTTCTTCTGCAGAGAGACAGGTGAGGCTCACATCATACACTTATAGCTCTGAGTATAGCAGTTAAATGCATCAGAACCTTGTCCAAACTTGTACGCTAGACTCTTGTACACTAGAAGTTGAACAGACTTGTTGATTAGTCGACTCATGGATTTAATAACTGCTACTGCAAATGCAAGAATCTTCTCCAAACCATCCCACCATACAACCTCTTTATaagcagagagggagaaggtGGGAGAAAGGGGAAGAgccaaataaacaaatgtaagtGTGGTTGGTCAGGTGGATGCAGGAGTTGGCCAGGTGAACTCAGGAGTTGGTCAGGTGGATACAGGAGTTGGCCAGGTGGACTCAGGAGTTGGTCAGGTGGATGCAGGGTAGGGTGCAGGATGTTGTATAGACTAGGCAACTAGTCGACTACTGTATCTTCTAGTCGGGGTCAGGTGGGGCTCAAGTGGGATTCAGGAGTGGGTCAGATGGACTCGGGACTTAGTGTGGTAGCATTTGAGAATGATTCAGATGTGGGTCAGGTCAAACTTGCATAGGTGAAACCCAGGTGTTTGTCAGATGAAATCAGGTGCCCTGGTCAGACTCAGGAAGGACCCAGGTTCTGGGCAGGTGGGAATCAAGTGAGAGTCAGGTGGGACTCAGGTAAAGAGCAGGTGTTAGTGAGCCATGGGATGAGTTCAGATAAGGTGTGGTGTGATACCTTAAGCAGCAGTGCGTCCAGTTCAGTCTGCAGATTTAGGATCTGCCCTTGGCTTGCAGAAATCTCGGTGCTCCCAGTCACAGTAACTTCAGTAACGTGTTCAGTACCTGTGACGTTCAGTGCCATCTGCCAAGAGAAACATATGCACGATTTAACCAGATGTGACAAGTAAGAGCAAGCATGTGAGGTCGATGCCTCATTCCTGAACCAGTAAGCATTTGGTTTGCACCCCTTTGTTGCACCAGATCTGTGAGTACCTTTTTAGTGTACCAGCTCTCCATCTCCCTGTGGTTCCTCTCCACAACAGTTTCATACTCAGAACGAAGGTCAGCCAGTTTGTGAGAGAGATCCACAGCATCAGTCTGCTTAATGTCCACCGTCAGGGTTCCTGCCACCTGCCCACGAAGATTCAACACCTCCTGCAACAGGGGTAGAAGATCAGACGGAAGAAGATACATAATAGTGCTTGAAAACATCACGTTTTATGTGTTTCTTTGAGGACATTAATGGGTGCTGTGTTGGGTTTCCAGAGCTTAAAGTGGAACATAATTTGAGCCTTGAATCTTCATGGTTCTAGACAGCTCTTTACTTGCCCCAGCTGACAGAAGACTACTGCATCGAGGTAGACCTACTCTTGTTACCTTCTCTCCCTTTATCTGCCAGCCCATCTTCCCTCTCCTTTTGTCCCTCACTATCTCACCTCCAGGTGGGTGGTTTCCAGCGCATCGCGATCTTTCAGCAGCATTTGATATTCCTGCGCCAGAGCAATATTCGTCAGGTCGTATTCTTTCCTCAGGGCCTTCAGGGCAGCAACGTCGCTCTCCACCACCTTCCTCACGGCAAGCTCATTCTCATACCtgcacacacccaaacacacattcagGAAAAAGAGATATGGCCCTTATAACCCCTCTGTGTGGTCTTAACATTCTGTATACTAAGGGTCTAAGGGTCAGAAATGGCACCAAGACAATATTTGTACTCTGGTGGTACGACCGTTCGGCTCATTCTAGGAAGAGTCAGTTAGGAGGTCAAATTTgatgttaaacatggtggcggGTCATTTTTGAGCCATTAGACAACACAGAGGTTAAAGAAGGGCTGTCTAAACCTATCCAGCACAAATGAATTGTTGTTTGGTATAGTCAGGTGTGCTTCTGCAGGCTTTAAAGGCCCACCAGCCCTTTGTGGTGTTTTGCTACATTTGGACTAAAGTACCTACTCAAATCCTCTACTCCACCATGAACAGCAATACACTACTGCAGTTTCTGGAAACCCTATGTAACCTTTGGAGTTTGTGACAAGGTTGATCAGTGATAAAACAGTATGGACTTTAAAGTACTTAGTTAATCAAACCATTAAAAAGCGAACCTACTTGATTCTGAAATTATCAGCAGCCAGTTTGGTATTATCAATTGTTAGAGTCAGGCGTGAGCAGTCCTTCAGAAGATCTGTGAGCTGTGGGGAAAAAGCGAAGAAGATGACGGCCATAATTTTGAGTTAATTTATAGCATACAGGTTCTCAGAATTGTATCTTTATGATTTAGGTTTAACCATCACTGGACAACTTCTGGACGACTTCTTCCAGAATCTCAAAGATCTACATTTGGGATCCCTAATCCACACAAAGAGCATTTGCACCCACCTGGTTCCGAAGAGGCTGTAGTTGGGCCTGATAAGCCTTCATGTCATACGTGACCTGCACCTTGTTGGCCTTGAAGCCTCGCAGCTTCTCCTCCAGTTCATGGTTAGCAGTCTCCAGTCTCTTCACCTTGTCCAGATAGGTGGCCAGCCGATCATTCAGGGTCTGAAGCTCCAGTTTCTCATTAGTGGTGAACGGGTGAAGGCCACCATGTGCAATGGAACTTCCTCCAGTCCAGaaagcagcaccaccaccaccaccaccaccaccaccgccacctCCAGAAGACCATCCAAAACCAAACCTACTACcagcaacaccaccaccaccaccaccaccaccagcagccaAGCCCAATCCAAGCCTGCCACCACCAGcacctaaacctgaacctaatccTGAACCTAACCCAAGCCCAACATGACTTTTGATGCCTCCGCCCATACCCAACCCCAAAGAGTACCCATAGCTAGACCTACCGCCACCTCCTCCAGCCCAAAATGACCCAGACCCAACTGACCCAACTTTGGAATAGCTCAGGCGTCCACCAAAGTCAGACAAGGAGCGTGAGGAAGACATGGCTCTGGCTGAAAGAGCAAGAGCAAGTGAGCCAAGTCTCTGAGACAATGTTTGTCGTGCAAGGTGGAGCTTTAGAGATGGGTGTAGAAAGAGACGATGGAGCAGGTATGTTTTATAGCTCGGCGGCACATTTACTGATACCAATTGGCACAGTCACCTTCTGCCCAAGGGATACCTGCATGGCACATTGGAAGAACACCAGACTCCCACACCTCTGCTAttcttccttctctctgtctttgcaTATGAAATTAAAGTGATTTACTTGCTTCAAAGATCAATTAAACCCCTTAAAGTTAAGCTCATTATTCAAATTCATTCATCTTTCATCATTTTAAGGCTTTACCAATGACTAATGATATAAATTCTTCTACAGTACTGTGAAACGACTGTGGTTCTTCTGTATTGATGAGTGTGATCTTTACAGAGCATGCTTCAAAGCCATGCCTTTGTCTCAGCCAGAAGCCTTGATGATCCACAATCCTTTGTGTGTGGGAACCTTGAAATTCAAAATCTGTGGGCATGCATATGCAAAATCTGAATGTTCCACAGGCATAATTCAAAAATTAATAATGCAGCATATCTGCTGTTGCTGCTCGCATAGTCATATGCAAACGTTTGGCCCCTGGCCAAATCTCACGCAAGTCTTCATTATCTAAGTCTAACTACAGAACCTctgcagatcaacatcatgaagctattggctccatgctgcctaatgccattgaggagctgtggggcagtggaagagctgtgttctctggaatgatggtggtggagctccatccagtacttttaggatgaggtgggaagttggggatgatgaggtggggtggtgatcaaattctcacagcaatgttccaccagaatctagtagtaagtcttcttctctggacagtagagacagttactccaacagaaacaGGAGAGACTCTTTTAAtcccattgatttcagaagaaacagtgaatgagcaggtgtcccaatacttttgtcaatatagtgtagacagacagacagacagacagacaaacagacagatagatagatagacagatagacagatagatagatagatagacagatagacagacagacagacaaacagacagatagatagatagacagatagacagacagatagatagttagatagatagatagatagatagatagatagatgtatatacatatttGAGTTTTGAATGAATTTGAACATTTGAATATAGAGGGAGATGTAAAGACacagtaaatatatattatacaaagATGCAAGCCCTGATACACTATTATTAGTAATTATGCTTTTAAATATGCAGAAATGTGTCTCATGCATCAAAAGACACACCTCTGCACATTCTGAAGCATAATTACTGTTAATTTTcttaatttacataaaaaaaaatctaattctgTGTACAAACAtaacaataatttttttttttgtttacaattTTGCAAATAAAATGCAGAACAATATCCTGTTTAAATTTCCTGTAGAGGAGTTGTTCACGGATCTATGTAGATAAATTAAAAGAGCATGTAGTTTCACCAGGGATGCTCACTGGGATGCAGGGGGTGGATACAGGCTtggttttcattgttttttatgaATCAGTATCAGTAAATCACATTTAACCTTTTACTTTCTTGTGCAGGTGGATTTTCTTCCAGCTGTTTGTCGAGGAAATTCaagcaagtctgttcactcagaGGCCAGACTCCCATATAAAACTAAACTACCGGTTCAAAAACCATTTCATAATTCACTGCTGAACCTCATGAGTAGTTTGTAGCGTTCAGCTCAATCATGCACAAACAAATGATTTGACAGTAACATTCGTCTGTGGCATAACAGgaagctgattggctcattttgttGAGCAATGGTAAGAAAGGTAGAAAATAatcccttcttcttcttcttcttcttcactgtTTCTGGCAGCAGAATGTTCACTATAGTAACAGAAAAATCGATTTATTTTACAATTGTTTCTTGAAATAATGTTCTGGATTTtttcaaattcatttaaaattcacatattcatttatattaagAATATTTCAAACATTTGACCctcaaataattaattatttatcaaCATACTGATTTATTTCTAAATTATGACTTCTTTTCTTGAGTTATTTTTGCCAAAATCTTAATATTGACTCCCAAAGTATTGTCAAGTCTCTCAGCGTAAAGACTTATTTTCATAAAAGTTTAActtagtattttaaaatatttacttattttctaaaataaaatttaacTCAATCTAAAAACAATGGTtactttcattttcatattgccttttttaaatgtctacatttaaaagtacaaaaatgtCTGAAAAAAGGTCTGTTTTTATTCATTCAAAGTTTCATTTTTTCAGTTTCAAATAATGGATTATTTTATCAGTATATTGATGTTATTTCCAAATTATTCTTACTTCTTTTGACTTATTTACCAACACACTGATTATTTTCATATTATGACTTCTTGTCGAGTTATTTTTGCCATCTTAATTTTGAATCCCAAAGTATTGTGAAGTCGCTGTGAAGCGA encodes:
- the LOC140535679 gene encoding keratin, type I cytoskeletal 19-like; amino-acid sequence: MSSSRSLSDFGGRLSYSKVGSVGSGSFWAGGGGGRSSYGYSLGLGMGGGIKSHVGLGLGSGLGSGLGAGGGRLGLGLAAGGGGGGGGVAGSRFGFGWSSGGGGGGGGGGGGAAFWTGGSSIAHGGLHPFTTNEKLELQTLNDRLATYLDKVKRLETANHELEEKLRGFKANKVQVTYDMKAYQAQLQPLRNQLTDLLKDCSRLTLTIDNTKLAADNFRIKYENELAVRKVVESDVAALKALRKEYDLTNIALAQEYQMLLKDRDALETTHLEEVLNLRGQVAGTLTVDIKQTDAVDLSHKLADLRSEYETVVERNHREMESWYTKKMALNVTGTEHVTEVTVTGSTEISASQGQILNLQTELDALLLKKNYQEQRLVDVQGQKQIQLLSLSRLAGGLEGELASLRERALQQAQEYQLLLSTKLQLEREIATYKTLLEGAGDLSNIAGLSLPSEWLRRAEVSVAPIAPPVVSAGAAAVVTEGSADPQATPADTAKEAGAAAVVTEGSPDQAPPAGVTEEGGVEVEGVDAVKAKPSISSPFEAFLE